In Motilibacter rhizosphaerae, one DNA window encodes the following:
- the pgl gene encoding 6-phosphogluconolactonase — protein sequence MSAAERVVAPDATALAGVVADALVSAMAAAQAARGAAALVLTGGGIGTATLRALAERAESVDWSTVQLWWGDERYLPTGDPERNETGAREALIDALPIDPAQVHPVPGPDASTSVEEAAAYYARELADAGSGGLPVIDVVLLGVGPDAHIASLFPGHPALADDALAVPVHDSPKPPPTRVSLSRRSITAAREVWLLAAGAEKADAVLLAAGTEDPRVAPAGSVTGRERTVWFLDSAAAQRLPA from the coding sequence GTGAGCGCGGCGGAGCGCGTCGTCGCGCCTGACGCGACGGCGCTGGCCGGCGTGGTCGCCGACGCCCTCGTGTCCGCCATGGCCGCCGCCCAGGCGGCGCGCGGCGCCGCGGCGCTCGTGCTCACCGGCGGCGGGATCGGCACCGCCACGCTGCGCGCCCTCGCCGAGCGGGCGGAGTCGGTCGACTGGTCCACGGTGCAGCTGTGGTGGGGCGACGAGCGCTACCTGCCGACCGGCGACCCCGAGCGCAACGAGACCGGGGCCCGGGAGGCGCTCATCGACGCGCTGCCGATCGACCCCGCGCAGGTGCACCCCGTCCCCGGCCCCGACGCGAGCACCAGCGTGGAGGAGGCCGCGGCGTACTACGCCCGCGAGCTCGCCGACGCCGGCAGCGGCGGGCTGCCCGTGATCGACGTCGTGCTGCTCGGCGTCGGGCCGGACGCGCACATCGCGTCGCTGTTCCCCGGGCACCCCGCGCTCGCGGACGACGCGCTCGCCGTGCCCGTGCACGACTCGCCCAAGCCGCCGCCGACGCGGGTGAGCCTCAGCCGGCGCAGCATCACGGCCGCGCGGGAGGTCTGGCTGCTGGCCGCCGGGGCCGAGAAGGCCGACGCCGTCCTCCTCGCCGCCGGCACGGAGGACCCCCGGGTAGCCCCCGCGGGGTCGGTGACCGGCCGCGAGCGCACCGTCTGGTTCCTCGACAGCGCGGCGGCGCAGCGCCTGCCCGCGTAG
- a CDS encoding RNA polymerase-binding protein RbpA, with the protein MASGNAIRGSRVGAGPMGEAERGDTAPRIRVSYWCARGHESRPSFAEEAGVEPPEIWDCPRCGLPAGQDKDDPPAAPRTEPYKTHLAYVKERRSDEDGEAILTEALEALRRRRGETS; encoded by the coding sequence GTGGCCAGTGGCAACGCCATCCGCGGCAGTCGAGTCGGCGCCGGTCCCATGGGCGAGGCGGAGCGCGGCGACACCGCGCCCCGGATCCGCGTCTCCTACTGGTGCGCCCGCGGCCACGAGTCGCGGCCGAGCTTCGCCGAGGAGGCGGGCGTCGAGCCGCCGGAGATCTGGGACTGCCCCCGCTGCGGGCTGCCCGCCGGCCAGGACAAGGACGACCCGCCCGCGGCGCCGCGCACGGAGCCGTACAAGACGCACCTCGCCTACGTGAAGGAGCGGCGCAGCGACGAGGACGGCGAGGCCATCCTCACCGAGGCGCTCGAGGCGCTGCGCCGGCGGCGCGGCGAGACGAGCTAG
- the secG gene encoding preprotein translocase subunit SecG has product MHIAEIAFAVLLIITSLLMVLLVLLHKGKGGGLSDMFGGGLSSSLGGSSVVERNLDRLTIGVGTIWFVSVVVLGLLAKS; this is encoded by the coding sequence GTGCACATCGCTGAGATCGCGTTCGCGGTCCTGCTCATCATCACGAGCCTGCTCATGGTGCTGCTCGTGCTGCTGCACAAGGGCAAGGGCGGCGGCCTGTCCGACATGTTCGGCGGCGGCCTGTCGTCCTCGCTCGGCGGCTCGAGCGTGGTCGAGCGCAACCTCGACCGCCTCACCATCGGCGTGGGGACGATCTGGTTCGTCAGCGTCGTCGTGCTCGGCCTGCTCGCGAAGTCCTAG
- the tpiA gene encoding triose-phosphate isomerase gives MASTTRKPLLAGNWKMTLNHLEAIRLVQDLAFRLDEKDFEKADVVVLPPFVDIRSVQTLVDGDDLRIAYGAQDISAHDKGAYTGETSGSMLAKLGVTYVVVGHSERRQYHHEDDALVGAKVKAALRHELTPILCVGEGLEVRKAGEHVAHTVAQLLGALDGLSAEEVAKVVVAYEPVWAIGTGEVATPEDAQEVCAAVRAALASTWSPEVAAAVRVLYGGSVKGSNAGAIMAQADVDGALVGGASLDAEDFTRIVRFDAAPEASPAS, from the coding sequence ATGGCCAGCACCACCCGGAAGCCGCTGCTCGCGGGCAACTGGAAGATGACGCTCAACCACCTCGAGGCCATCCGCCTCGTCCAGGACCTCGCGTTCCGGCTGGACGAGAAGGACTTCGAGAAGGCCGACGTCGTCGTCCTGCCGCCCTTCGTCGACATCCGCAGCGTCCAGACGCTCGTCGACGGCGACGACCTGCGCATCGCGTACGGCGCGCAGGACATCAGCGCGCACGACAAGGGCGCCTACACCGGCGAGACCAGCGGCTCCATGCTCGCGAAGCTCGGCGTGACCTACGTCGTGGTCGGCCACTCGGAGCGCCGGCAGTACCACCACGAGGACGACGCGCTGGTCGGCGCCAAGGTCAAGGCCGCGCTGCGCCACGAGCTCACGCCCATCCTGTGCGTGGGCGAGGGGCTCGAGGTCCGCAAGGCCGGCGAGCACGTCGCCCACACCGTGGCGCAGCTGCTCGGCGCGCTCGACGGCCTCTCGGCCGAGGAGGTCGCGAAGGTCGTCGTCGCGTACGAGCCGGTCTGGGCCATCGGCACCGGCGAGGTCGCGACCCCCGAGGACGCGCAGGAGGTCTGCGCGGCGGTCCGCGCGGCTCTCGCGTCCACCTGGTCGCCCGAGGTCGCGGCCGCGGTCCGCGTGCTCTACGGCGGCTCGGTCAAGGGCTCGAACGCCGGCGCGATCATGGCGCAGGCCGACGTCGACGGCGCGCTCGTCGGCGGGGCCAGCCTCGACGCGGAGGACTTCACCCGGATCGTCCGCTTCGACGCCGCCCCCGAGGCCTCGCCCGCGTCGTAG
- a CDS encoding phosphoglycerate kinase — MKTLDELGDLRGRRVLVRSDLNVPIEGAPDAPRITDDGRIRASLPTIQALVGKGARVVVVAHLGRPKGAPDPKYTLAPVAARLAELLGAPVAFAADTVGDEARAAVDGLGDGQVALLENLRFNAGETSKDDAERGAFADALVALLGEGGAYVGDGFGAVHRKHASVYDVPQRVPAAVGGLVLAEVEVLRRLTSPERPYAVVLGGSKVSDKLGVIDNLLGVLESGDALLVGGGMLFTFLKSQGLEVGKSLLEEDQLDTVRGYAARAQEKGVRLLLPTDVVVATAFAADADPQVVAADAIPADRLGLDIGPESAQAFADAIRGARTVFWNGPMGVFEMEPYAGGTRAVAQGLADATASGALTVVGGGDSAAAVRALGFDESSFGHISTGGGASLEYLEGKQLPGLTALGA; from the coding sequence GTGAAGACCCTTGACGAGCTCGGCGACCTGCGCGGCCGCCGCGTCCTGGTCCGCTCCGACCTCAACGTCCCGATCGAGGGCGCGCCCGACGCGCCGCGGATCACCGACGACGGCCGGATCCGCGCCTCGCTGCCGACGATCCAGGCGCTCGTGGGCAAGGGCGCGCGCGTCGTCGTCGTCGCCCACCTCGGCCGCCCGAAGGGCGCACCGGACCCGAAGTACACCCTCGCCCCGGTCGCGGCGCGCCTCGCGGAGCTGCTCGGCGCCCCGGTCGCCTTCGCCGCGGACACCGTGGGCGACGAGGCCCGCGCCGCCGTCGACGGCCTGGGCGACGGCCAGGTCGCGCTGCTCGAGAACCTCCGCTTCAACGCGGGGGAGACCAGCAAGGACGACGCCGAGCGCGGGGCCTTCGCCGACGCGCTCGTCGCGCTGCTCGGGGAGGGCGGCGCGTACGTCGGTGACGGCTTCGGCGCCGTGCACCGCAAGCACGCCAGCGTCTACGACGTCCCGCAGCGCGTGCCTGCCGCGGTCGGCGGCCTCGTGCTCGCCGAGGTCGAGGTGCTGCGCCGGCTGACCTCCCCCGAGCGCCCGTACGCCGTGGTGCTCGGCGGGTCCAAGGTCTCCGACAAGCTCGGGGTCATCGACAACCTGCTCGGCGTCCTCGAGTCGGGCGACGCCCTGCTCGTCGGCGGCGGCATGCTCTTCACCTTCCTCAAGTCCCAGGGGCTCGAGGTCGGCAAGAGCCTGCTCGAGGAGGACCAGCTCGACACCGTCCGCGGCTACGCGGCCCGCGCGCAGGAGAAGGGCGTCCGCCTGCTGCTGCCGACCGACGTCGTCGTCGCCACCGCGTTCGCGGCCGACGCCGACCCGCAGGTCGTCGCGGCCGACGCCATCCCGGCCGACCGGCTCGGGCTCGACATCGGCCCGGAGTCCGCGCAGGCCTTCGCCGACGCGATCCGCGGTGCGCGCACGGTCTTCTGGAACGGCCCGATGGGCGTGTTCGAGATGGAGCCCTACGCCGGCGGGACCCGCGCGGTCGCCCAGGGCCTCGCCGACGCGACGGCGTCCGGCGCCCTCACCGTCGTCGGCGGCGGCGACTCGGCCGCGGCCGTGCGCGCCCTCGGCTTCGACGAGTCCTCGTTCGGACACATCTCCACCGGCGGTGGCGCGAGCCTCGAGTACCTCGAGGGCAAGCAGCTCCCCGGCCTGACTGCACTGGGAGCCTGA
- the gap gene encoding type I glyceraldehyde-3-phosphate dehydrogenase, which translates to MTVRVGINGFGRIGRNYFRAILASGADVEVVGVNDLTDNETLAHLLKYDSILGRLGREVTFDDEYIVVGGQKIRTLAERDPAALPWGDLGADVVIESTGRFTNASDAGKHLQGGAKKVIISAPAKDEDITIVMGVNHEKYDPASHHIISNASCTTNCLAPMAKVLLEEFGIVKGLMTTIHAYTNDQVILDFPHKDLRRARAAATNIIPTTTGAAKAISLVIPELKGKLDGYALRVPVPTGSVTDLTVELEREVTKDEVNAALKAASEGALKGYLEYTEDPIVSSDIVTSPASCTLDASLTNAANGNQVKVVGWYDNEWGYSNRLVDLTALVGSSL; encoded by the coding sequence GTGACGGTACGCGTTGGCATCAACGGTTTCGGGCGCATCGGGCGCAACTACTTCCGGGCGATCCTCGCCTCGGGCGCCGATGTCGAGGTGGTCGGGGTCAACGACCTGACCGACAACGAGACCCTCGCCCACCTGCTCAAGTACGACAGCATCCTCGGCCGCCTCGGCCGCGAGGTCACCTTCGACGACGAGTACATCGTCGTCGGCGGCCAGAAGATCCGCACGCTGGCCGAGCGCGACCCCGCCGCCCTCCCGTGGGGCGACCTGGGCGCGGACGTGGTCATCGAGTCGACCGGCCGCTTCACCAACGCCTCCGACGCGGGCAAGCACCTGCAGGGCGGCGCGAAGAAGGTCATCATCTCGGCGCCCGCCAAGGACGAGGACATCACCATCGTCATGGGCGTCAACCACGAGAAGTACGACCCCGCGTCGCACCACATCATCTCCAACGCCTCGTGCACGACGAACTGCCTCGCCCCCATGGCGAAGGTGCTGCTCGAGGAGTTCGGGATCGTCAAGGGCCTCATGACGACGATCCACGCCTACACCAACGACCAGGTCATCCTGGACTTCCCGCACAAGGACCTGCGCCGCGCGCGGGCCGCTGCGACCAACATCATCCCGACGACGACGGGTGCCGCGAAGGCCATCTCGCTCGTCATCCCGGAGCTCAAGGGCAAGCTCGACGGCTACGCCCTGCGCGTCCCGGTGCCGACCGGCTCGGTCACCGACCTCACGGTGGAGCTCGAGCGCGAGGTCACCAAGGACGAGGTCAACGCCGCGCTCAAGGCCGCGTCCGAGGGCGCGCTGAAGGGCTACCTCGAGTACACCGAGGACCCGATCGTCTCCAGCGACATCGTCACCTCGCCGGCGAGCTGCACGCTCGACGCCTCGCTGACCAACGCCGCCAACGGCAACCAGGTCAAGGTCGTCGGCTGGTACGACAACGAGTGGGGCTACAGCAACCGCCTGGTCGACCTGACCGCGCTGGTCGGCTCCTCGCTCTGA
- the whiA gene encoding DNA-binding protein WhiA, which produces MAMTAAVKDELSRLPVTKSCCRKSEVAALLRFAGGLHIVDGSIVVEAELDAGQTARRLRRDLADVFGAQAELSIVAPGGLRRGNRYVLRVTRDGEALARQTGLLDGRGRPVRGLPAQVVSGGVCDAEAAWRGAFLAHGSLTEPGRSSSLEVTCPGPEAALALVGAARRLGVPNIKARDVRGVDRVVVRDGDMIGALLTRLGAHQSLLAWEERRMRREVRATANRLANFDDANLRRSARAAVASGARVARALEILGEETPDHLRGAGELRLEHKQASLEELGALADPPMTKDAIAGRIRRLLALADKRAQELGVPGTESSVPADAVGADLQDD; this is translated from the coding sequence ATGGCGATGACCGCCGCGGTCAAGGACGAGCTGAGCCGGCTGCCCGTGACGAAGTCGTGCTGCCGCAAGTCGGAGGTCGCCGCGCTGCTGCGCTTCGCTGGCGGCCTGCACATCGTCGACGGCTCCATCGTCGTGGAGGCCGAGCTCGACGCGGGCCAGACCGCGCGCCGGCTGCGCCGCGACCTCGCCGACGTCTTCGGGGCGCAGGCGGAGCTCTCCATCGTGGCGCCCGGGGGCCTGCGGCGCGGCAACCGCTACGTCCTGCGCGTCACCCGCGACGGCGAGGCGCTCGCCCGGCAGACCGGGCTGCTCGACGGCCGCGGCCGCCCGGTGCGCGGGCTCCCCGCGCAGGTCGTCTCCGGCGGCGTCTGCGACGCCGAGGCCGCGTGGCGAGGGGCGTTCCTCGCGCACGGCTCGCTCACCGAGCCGGGCCGCTCGTCCTCGCTCGAGGTGACCTGCCCCGGTCCGGAGGCCGCGCTCGCCCTCGTGGGTGCCGCGCGCCGCCTCGGCGTGCCCAACATCAAGGCCCGCGACGTCCGCGGGGTCGACCGCGTCGTGGTCCGCGACGGCGACATGATCGGCGCGCTGCTCACCCGGCTCGGCGCCCACCAGAGCCTGCTGGCCTGGGAGGAGCGGCGGATGCGCCGCGAGGTCCGCGCCACCGCCAACCGCCTGGCGAACTTCGACGACGCCAACCTGCGCCGCTCGGCCCGCGCCGCGGTGGCGTCGGGCGCGCGGGTGGCGCGCGCGCTCGAGATCCTCGGCGAGGAGACGCCCGACCACCTGCGCGGTGCCGGCGAGCTGCGCCTCGAGCACAAGCAGGCGAGCCTCGAGGAGCTCGGCGCCCTTGCCGACCCGCCGATGACGAAGGACGCGATCGCCGGGCGCATCCGGCGCCTGCTCGCGCTCGCCGACAAGCGGGCGCAGGAGCTCGGCGTCCCCGGGACCGAGTCGTCCGTCCCCGCCGACGCCGTCGGCGCCGACCTGCAGGACGACTAG
- a CDS encoding gluconeogenesis factor YvcK family protein — protein sequence MTPAEERPGAEGPAVVALGGGHGLAASLSALRRVTGSLTAVVTVADDGGSSGRLRGELGVLPPGDLRQALAALCGDDEWGRTWAEVVQHRFVSSGELHGHALGNLLIVALWERLGGDIVAALDWMGRLLGVQGRVLPMAEVPLDIAATVRGADPARPDDVTVVRGQVASATTAGQVLGIRLTPERPPACPQAVEAISAADWVVLGPGSWFTSVLPHLQVPGLARALQDTGARRLLCLNLAAQEGETSGYTAEAHVEVLLAHAPGLRLDVVLADPGSVGDADALRSVVSSAGGRLVLAPVAADGAPDRHDPERLARAYASVFAEERRRDAGSSQETGQGPEQGRAQWR from the coding sequence GTGACACCGGCGGAGGAGCGCCCGGGGGCGGAGGGTCCCGCCGTCGTCGCGCTCGGCGGCGGCCACGGCCTCGCCGCCTCGCTCTCCGCGCTGCGCCGCGTGACCGGCAGCCTCACGGCTGTCGTCACCGTGGCCGACGACGGCGGGTCCAGCGGCCGCCTGCGCGGTGAGCTCGGGGTGCTGCCCCCGGGCGACCTGCGCCAGGCGCTCGCCGCGCTCTGCGGCGACGACGAGTGGGGGCGCACCTGGGCCGAGGTCGTCCAGCACCGCTTCGTCAGCTCCGGGGAGCTGCACGGCCACGCGCTCGGCAACCTGCTCATCGTCGCGCTCTGGGAGCGGCTCGGCGGCGACATCGTCGCCGCGCTCGACTGGATGGGGCGGCTGCTCGGGGTGCAGGGGCGCGTCCTGCCGATGGCCGAGGTGCCGCTCGACATCGCGGCGACGGTGCGCGGAGCCGACCCCGCCCGCCCCGACGACGTCACCGTCGTGCGCGGCCAGGTCGCCTCCGCCACGACCGCCGGGCAGGTCCTCGGCATCCGGCTCACGCCCGAGCGGCCGCCCGCCTGCCCGCAGGCCGTCGAGGCGATCTCGGCCGCCGACTGGGTCGTCCTCGGCCCGGGCTCGTGGTTCACCAGCGTGCTGCCGCACCTCCAGGTGCCGGGTCTCGCCCGCGCGCTGCAGGACACCGGCGCGCGACGGCTGCTCTGCCTCAACCTCGCCGCCCAGGAGGGCGAGACCAGCGGCTACACCGCGGAGGCGCACGTCGAGGTGCTGCTCGCGCACGCCCCGGGCCTGCGCCTCGACGTCGTGCTCGCCGACCCGGGCTCCGTCGGCGACGCGGACGCGCTGCGCTCCGTCGTGTCGTCCGCCGGGGGCCGGCTGGTGCTCGCGCCCGTCGCGGCGGACGGGGCGCCCGACCGGCACGACCCGGAGCGGCTCGCACGTGCGTACGCTTCGGTGTTCGCCGAGGAGCGGCGCCGGGACGCCGGCTCCTCGCAGGAGACGGGCCAGGGGCCCGAGCAGGGGAGGGCGCAATGGCGATGA
- the rapZ gene encoding RNase adapter RapZ: protein MALVTGMSGAGRSTAAHALEDLGWYVVDNLPPSLLPRLADLGGRTSGEVERIAAVVDVRSLAFTADLRAAVEDLHAHGSRTRTLFLDATDDVLVRRFESNRRPHPLQGIGRILDGISAERRILEELRAAADVVLDTSTLNVHQLADAVARHFGAEDGRGLHVTVMSFGYKYGLPVDADLVADCRFLPNPHWVPELRPQTGRDAPVRDYVFAQPGAEEFVTGYAQLLQVIAPGYEREGKHYATVAIGCTGGKHRSVAMSERLTGLLRERGLDVSVAHRDLGRE, encoded by the coding sequence ATGGCGCTGGTCACCGGCATGTCGGGCGCCGGGCGCAGCACGGCGGCGCACGCGCTCGAGGACCTCGGCTGGTACGTCGTGGACAACCTGCCGCCCTCGCTGCTCCCCCGCCTCGCCGACCTCGGCGGCCGCACCTCGGGCGAGGTCGAGCGCATCGCCGCCGTGGTCGACGTGCGCAGCCTGGCGTTCACCGCCGACCTGCGCGCGGCCGTCGAGGACCTGCACGCCCACGGCTCGCGCACCCGCACGCTCTTCCTCGACGCCACCGACGACGTGCTCGTCCGGCGCTTCGAGTCCAACCGGCGCCCCCACCCGCTCCAGGGCATCGGGCGCATCCTCGACGGCATCAGCGCGGAGCGGCGCATCCTCGAGGAGCTGCGGGCCGCAGCCGACGTCGTCCTCGACACGAGCACGCTCAACGTCCACCAGCTCGCCGACGCGGTCGCCCGCCACTTCGGCGCCGAGGACGGCCGCGGGCTGCACGTCACGGTCATGTCGTTCGGCTACAAGTACGGCCTGCCCGTCGACGCGGACCTCGTGGCCGACTGCCGGTTCCTGCCGAACCCGCACTGGGTCCCCGAGCTCCGGCCGCAGACCGGGCGCGACGCCCCGGTCCGCGACTACGTCTTCGCCCAGCCCGGCGCGGAGGAGTTCGTCACCGGCTACGCCCAGCTGCTCCAGGTCATCGCCCCGGGCTACGAGCGGGAGGGCAAGCACTACGCCACCGTCGCCATCGGCTGCACCGGCGGCAAGCACCGCTCCGTGGCGATGAGCGAGCGCCTCACCGGACTGCTCCGCGAGCGGGGGCTGGACGTCTCCGTCGCGCACCGCGACCTGGGGCGCGAGTGA
- the uvrC gene encoding excinuclease ABC subunit UvrC produces MADPSTYRPRTGEVPDSPGVYKFRDEQGRVIYVGKAKSLRNRLNNYFQDLLQLHPRTATMVTTAASVEWTVVATEVEALQLEYSWIKEFDPRFNVKYRDDKSYPSLAVTLHEEFPRLLVMRGPKRKGVRYFGPYAHAWAIRETLDLLLRVFPARTCSAGVFKRAEQVGRPCLLGYIEKCSAPCVGKVSAEEHRAIVEDFCDFMAGSTAKFTRRLERQMQEAAAEMAYERAARLRDDIGALTRAMEKSAVVLPDATDADVIAFAEDELEAAVQVFHVRGGRVRGQRGFVVDKVEEVDTGGLVERFVEQFYLDGGNEVPREVLVPALPEDAELVQEILRLARGARAELRVPQRGDKRALLETVARNAAQALALHKTKRASDLTTRGRALQEVQEALGLDEAPLRIECYDVSHHQGEEIVASMVVFEDGLARKSEYRRFAIRGVAGQSDDVASMHEVITRRFRRYLEARESTGEAGVLVEAGAGEELAEQHGAPAAEVPAGIDPETGRPRKFAYAPQLVVVDGGPPQVAAAQRALDELGIDDVAVCGLAKRLEEVWLPDDDAPVILPRTSEGLYLLQRVRDEAHRFAITYHRQRRSKAVRVSALDGVPGLGEARRKALLRHFGSVKRLREATAEEVATLPGFGPVLAAAVVSALHEPGATPAPLAEGDAAEEGADGSGMLHPQPVRSGLPG; encoded by the coding sequence GTGGCGGACCCCTCGACCTACCGCCCCCGCACGGGGGAGGTCCCGGACTCCCCTGGGGTCTACAAGTTCCGTGACGAGCAGGGCCGGGTCATCTACGTCGGCAAGGCGAAGAGCCTGCGCAACAGGCTGAACAACTACTTCCAGGACCTGCTCCAGCTCCACCCGCGCACCGCGACGATGGTGACGACGGCGGCCAGCGTCGAGTGGACCGTCGTCGCCACCGAGGTCGAGGCGCTCCAGCTGGAGTACAGCTGGATCAAGGAGTTCGACCCGCGCTTCAACGTCAAGTACCGCGACGACAAGTCCTACCCCAGCCTCGCCGTCACGCTCCACGAGGAGTTCCCGCGGCTGCTCGTCATGCGCGGGCCGAAGCGCAAGGGCGTGCGCTACTTCGGCCCGTACGCCCACGCCTGGGCCATCCGCGAGACGCTCGACCTGCTGCTGCGGGTCTTCCCGGCCCGTACCTGCAGCGCGGGGGTGTTCAAGCGCGCCGAGCAGGTCGGCCGGCCGTGCCTGCTCGGCTACATCGAGAAGTGCTCCGCGCCCTGCGTCGGCAAGGTGAGCGCGGAGGAGCACCGCGCGATCGTCGAGGACTTCTGCGACTTCATGGCCGGCTCCACGGCCAAGTTCACCAGGCGCCTCGAGCGGCAGATGCAGGAGGCCGCCGCCGAGATGGCGTACGAGCGGGCGGCGCGCCTGCGCGACGACATCGGCGCGCTGACCCGCGCCATGGAGAAGAGCGCGGTCGTCCTGCCCGACGCCACCGACGCCGACGTCATCGCCTTCGCCGAGGACGAGCTCGAGGCGGCCGTCCAGGTCTTCCACGTCCGCGGCGGCCGCGTCCGCGGGCAGCGCGGCTTCGTCGTCGACAAGGTGGAGGAGGTCGACACCGGCGGGCTCGTCGAGCGGTTCGTCGAGCAGTTCTACCTCGACGGCGGCAACGAGGTCCCGCGCGAGGTGCTCGTGCCGGCGCTCCCCGAGGACGCCGAGCTGGTGCAGGAGATCCTCCGGCTCGCCCGCGGCGCGCGCGCCGAGCTGCGCGTGCCGCAGCGCGGCGACAAGCGCGCCCTGCTCGAGACCGTCGCGCGCAACGCGGCGCAGGCCCTCGCGCTGCACAAGACCAAGCGGGCCAGCGACCTCACCACCCGCGGGCGGGCCCTGCAGGAGGTCCAGGAGGCGCTCGGGCTCGACGAGGCCCCGCTGCGGATCGAGTGCTACGACGTCTCGCACCACCAGGGCGAGGAGATCGTGGCCTCGATGGTGGTCTTCGAGGACGGCCTGGCGCGCAAGTCCGAGTACCGCCGCTTCGCCATCCGCGGCGTGGCCGGGCAGTCCGACGACGTCGCCTCCATGCACGAGGTCATCACCCGCCGCTTCCGGCGCTACCTCGAGGCGCGGGAGTCCACGGGCGAGGCCGGCGTGCTCGTCGAGGCGGGGGCCGGCGAGGAGCTCGCCGAGCAGCACGGCGCGCCCGCCGCGGAGGTGCCGGCCGGCATCGACCCCGAGACCGGGCGTCCGCGCAAGTTCGCCTACGCCCCGCAGCTCGTCGTCGTCGACGGCGGCCCGCCGCAGGTCGCGGCGGCGCAACGCGCGCTCGACGAGCTCGGCATCGACGACGTCGCCGTCTGCGGCCTGGCCAAGCGGCTCGAGGAGGTGTGGCTCCCCGACGACGACGCGCCGGTGATCCTCCCGCGCACGAGCGAGGGGCTCTACCTCCTCCAGCGCGTGCGCGACGAGGCGCACCGCTTCGCCATCACGTACCACCGGCAGCGGCGCTCCAAGGCCGTGCGCGTCAGCGCGCTCGACGGGGTGCCGGGGCTGGGGGAGGCCCGGCGCAAGGCGCTGCTGCGCCACTTCGGCTCGGTCAAGCGGCTGCGGGAGGCCACGGCGGAGGAGGTCGCGACGCTGCCGGGCTTCGGCCCCGTCCTCGCGGCGGCCGTCGTCTCCGCGCTGCACGAGCCGGGTGCGACCCCCGCGCCGCTGGCCGAGGGGGACGCGGCCGAGGAGGGCGCGGACGGGAGTGGGATGCTCCACCCGCAGCCCGTCCGGTCGGGTCTGCCGGGGTGA